A section of the Pseudomonas sp. FP453 genome encodes:
- a CDS encoding pitrilysin family protein, with protein sequence MNALARRAAGLLFSTVCLPLSALAADPQPTHEFTLDNGLKVVVREDHRAPVVVSQVWYKVGSSYETPGQTGLSHALEHMMFKGSAKVGPGEASLILRDLGAEENAFTSDDYTAYYQVLARDRLGVAFELEADRMASLRLPADEFSREIEVIKEERRLRTDDNPMSKAYERFKAMAYPASGYHTPTIGWMADLERMKVEELRHWYQAWYVPNNATLVVVGDVTPDEVKTLAQRYFGPIPKRDVPPAKVPMELAEPGERLLTMKVQTQLPSVILGFNVPGLVTAEDKRSVQALRLISALLDGGYSARISEQLERGEELVSAASTNYDAYTRGDSLFTLSATPNQQKKKTIAQAEAGLWRLLDELKAKPPTAAELERIRAQVIAGLVYQRDSITSQATAIGSLETVGLSWKLMDTELADLQSVTPEDIQKAARTYFTRERLSVAHVLPEETAHE encoded by the coding sequence ATGAATGCTCTAGCCCGCCGCGCCGCAGGCCTGCTGTTCAGCACAGTTTGTCTGCCTCTTTCAGCCTTGGCTGCCGATCCACAACCCACCCATGAATTCACCCTGGATAACGGCCTCAAGGTCGTCGTACGCGAAGACCATCGCGCGCCAGTGGTGGTTTCCCAGGTCTGGTACAAGGTCGGTTCAAGCTACGAAACCCCGGGCCAGACCGGTTTGTCCCACGCCCTGGAGCACATGATGTTCAAGGGCAGCGCCAAGGTCGGCCCCGGCGAAGCCTCGCTGATCCTGCGCGACCTCGGCGCCGAAGAAAACGCCTTCACCAGCGACGACTACACAGCCTACTACCAGGTGCTGGCCCGTGATCGCCTGGGCGTGGCCTTCGAGCTCGAAGCCGACCGCATGGCCAGCCTGCGCCTGCCGGCCGACGAGTTCAGCCGCGAAATCGAGGTCATCAAAGAAGAACGCCGCCTGCGCACCGACGACAATCCCATGTCCAAGGCCTACGAGCGCTTCAAGGCCATGGCCTACCCGGCCAGCGGCTACCACACGCCGACCATCGGCTGGATGGCTGACCTGGAGCGCATGAAGGTCGAAGAGCTGCGCCACTGGTACCAAGCCTGGTACGTGCCGAACAACGCTACCCTGGTGGTGGTCGGCGACGTCACCCCGGATGAGGTGAAGACCCTGGCCCAGCGCTACTTCGGCCCGATCCCCAAGCGTGACGTGCCACCGGCCAAGGTCCCGATGGAGCTGGCCGAGCCCGGCGAACGCCTGCTGACCATGAAAGTGCAGACCCAACTGCCCAGCGTGATCCTCGGTTTCAACGTGCCCGGCCTGGTCACCGCCGAAGACAAACGCTCGGTCCAGGCCTTGCGCCTGATCTCCGCCCTGCTGGACGGCGGCTACAGCGCCCGTATCTCCGAGCAGTTGGAGCGCGGAGAAGAACTGGTTTCCGCCGCCTCCACCAACTACGACGCCTACACCCGTGGCGACAGCCTGTTCACCCTCTCGGCCACGCCGAACCAGCAGAAGAAAAAGACCATCGCCCAAGCCGAAGCCGGCCTGTGGCGCCTGCTAGATGAACTCAAGGCCAAGCCACCGACCGCCGCCGAGCTGGAACGCATCCGCGCCCAGGTCATCGCCGGCCTGGTCTACCAGCGTGACTCCATCACCAGCCAGGCCACGGCCATCGGCTCGCTGGAAACCGTCGGCCTGTCCTGGAAGCTGATGGACACCGAGCTTGCCGACCTGCAAAGCGTG